A single window of Malus sylvestris chromosome 5, drMalSylv7.2, whole genome shotgun sequence DNA harbors:
- the LOC126624490 gene encoding 50S ribosomal protein L34, chloroplastic-like: protein MASVSAMAWSPYLSTRASTPCASLTFLTGSTTRKSSVSLSGGAAAARSPLLHCSFISSSSIASTSAFSGLSLGLDSSSSVGVGRRRGSGLVVRAGKAALCLTKRSRSRKSLARTHGFRRRMRTTGGRAMMKRRRAKGRKVLCTKSNPSGGKRA, encoded by the exons ATGGCTTCAGTTTCAGCAATGGCGTGGTCGCCGTACCTTTCCACTCGAGCCTCCACACCCTGTGCTTCTCTCACATTCCTCACCGGCTCCACAACTAGGAAGAGCTCCGTGTCTCTCAGCGGTGGCGCCGCCGCCGCGCGTTCCCCGTTGCTTCACTGCTCGTTCATCTCCTCCTCCTCTATCGCTTCCACTTCCGCCTTCTCAG GTTTATCTTTGGGTTTGGATTCGAGCTCTAGTGTTGGGgttggaagaagaagaggctCTGGCTTAGTGGTGAGGGCCGGGAAGGCTGCCCTGTGTCTAACCAAGAGAAGTAGGTCCAGGAAATCCTTGGCTCGAACTCATGGATTCCGTAGGCGCATGAGAACAACCGGCGGGAGAGCAATGATGAAGCGCCGACGTGCTAAGGGGCGGAAGGTCCTCTGCACGAAGAGCAATCCCAGCGGTGGAAAACGTGCCTGA
- the LOC126624487 gene encoding protein trichome birefringence-like 38, with amino-acid sequence MGFKLQALLCLVALQVLVFFSEEAEAAEHSHGISLRVHRKQVSGCNLFQGNWVFDASYPLYDSASCPFIDPEFDCIKYGRPDKQFLKYAWKPDSCNLPRFDGVDFLRRWRGKKIMFVGDSLSLNMWESLSCMIHASVPNAKTTFKKAYSVSFEDYGVTLFMFRTPYLVDIVREKVGRVLNLNSINAGNAWKGMDVLIFNSWHWWTHTGKSQPFDYFRDGTKLYKDMDRLTAYYKGLSTWARWVDSNVDTSRTKVFFQGISPTHYQGKEWNSPKKTCSGELGPLSGSTYPAGAPPSAAVVYKVLSTIKNPVYLLDITTLSQLRKDAHPSTYSGDHSGNDCSHWCLPGLPDTWNQLLYAALIM; translated from the exons ATGGGTTTCAAGCTCCAAGCTCTGCTGTGCCTTGTAGCTCTTCAAGTTCTGGTCTTCTTCTCAGAGGAAGCAGAAGCAGCAGAACACAGCCATGGCATCAGCTTGAGAGTCCACAGGAAGCAAGTGAGCGGCTGCAATTTGTTCCAAGGCAATTGGGTTTTTGATGCTTCTTACCCGCTCTATGATTCCGCCAGCTGTCCCTTCATAGATCCTGAGTTTGATTGCATCAAGTATGGCAGACCTGACAAGCAGTTCCTCAAGTATGCCTGGAAGCCTGACTCCTGTAACTTGCCCAG GTTTGATGGGGTGGATTTTCTGAGGAGGTGGAGGGGAAAAAAGATAATGTTCGTGGGCGACTCACTGAGTCTAAACATGTGGGAATCATTGTCTTGTATGATACATGCGTCGGTGCCAAATGCCAAGACCACCTTCAAAAAAGCCTATTCTGTGAGCTTTGAG GACTATGGAGTGACTTTGTTTATGTTCCGGACACCATACCTTGTAGATATTGTCAGAGAAAAGGTTGGCCGTGTGCTAAACCTAAACTCCATCAACGCCGGAAATGCATGGAAGGGGATGGACGTCCTGATCTTCAACTCTTGGCATTGGTGGACCCACACCGGCAAGTCTCAGCC ATTTGATTATTTTCGTGATGGGACAAAACTGTACAAAGACATGGATCGTTTGACAGCATATTATAAGGGGCTTTCCACATGGGCTAGATGGGTTGACTCAAATGTTGATACTTCAAGAACCAAAGTCTTCTTCCAGGGCATTTCTCCAACACATTATCA GGGAAAAGAATGGAATTCGCCAAAGAAGACTTGCTCAGGAGAACTTGGTCCGTTGTCGGGATCAACCTACCCAGCAGGGGCACCTCCATCTGCTGCTGTTGTGTATAAGGTGCTAAGCACGATTAAGAACCCGGTTTACTTGCTCGACATTACAACGCTCTCGCAGTTGAGAAAGGATGCTCATCCCTCAACTTATAGTGGCGATCATTCGGGCAATGACTGCAGCCACTGGTGCCTGCCCGGGTTGCCTGATACCTGGAACCAACTCCTATATGCAGCTCTCATCATGTGA
- the LOC126624480 gene encoding protein CHUP1, chloroplastic-like, with protein sequence MVAGKVRVAMGLQKSPANPKPETPSKSPSPSLSSGKTPQKGAVFSRSFGVYFPRSSAQVQPKPPDVTELLRLVEELRERESRLKTELLEHKLLRESVAIIPVLENEIISKNEEIDRASKRVEVLAAENERLRNRVAEVTSALEEERRGKEEKLKRLEAEISELKKTTSDRMINSESDELSSSQRFQGLMEIAGRSNLIRNLKRGVKCADIPTNPENQKLDGSESKREEPESERPRLSRCNSEEFVESTLATIRSRIPRVPKPPPRPSTSNGQKTQNKASTEQGIAFPPPPPPPPSQTKPALSPPPPPSKAAPPPPPPPPRGIRPATAKVKRVPEVVEFYHSLMRRDSRKESGSGVSDATGTANARDMIGEIENRSAHLLAIKTDVEMQGDFIRFLIKEVENAAFSDINDVVPFVKWLDDELSYLVDERAVLKHFEWPEQKADALREAAFGYCDLKKLESEASSFPDHSRQPCGPTLKKMQALLEKLEHGVYNLSRMRDSATKRYKVFQIPTNWMLDSEFVSQIKLASVKLAMKYMKRVSAELEIVGGVPEEEELIVQGVRFAFRVHQFAGGFDAETMRAFQVLRDKVRSCHVQCQNQQQQKIVCRSTPC encoded by the exons ATGGTTGCTGGGAAGGTGAGGGTGGCAATGGGGCTACAGAAATCGCCGGCGAATCCCAAACCGGAAACTCCTTCAAAGTCCCCGTCGCCGTCGTTGAGCTCTGGGAAGACACCCCAAAAGGGGGCGGTGTTCTCGCGCTCCTTTGGTGTATACTTCCCACGCTCCTCCGCGCAGGTGCAGCCTAAGCCGCCGGACGTGACGGAGCTGCTCCGACTGGTGGAGGAGCTCCGGGAGCGAGAGTCGAGGCTGAAGACGGAGCTTCTGGAGCACAAGCTCCTGAGAGAGTCGGTCGCCATCATCCCCGTCTTGGAGAACGAGATTATTAGCAAGAATGAAGAGATTGATAGAGCGTCGAAGCGGGTGGAGGTGCTGGCGGCGGAGAACGAGCGGCTGAGGAATCGGGTGGCGGAAGTAACGTCAGCgttggaggaagagaggagGGGGAAAGAAGAGAAATTGAAGCGATTGGAGGCTGAAATTTCGGAGCTGAAGAAAACGACGTCGGATCGTATGATTAATTCCGAAAGCGACGAGCTTTCGTCGTCACAGAGATTTCAGGGACTGATGGAGATCGCCGGAAGGTCGAATCTGATCAGAAATTTGAAGAGGGGAGTGAAATGCGCGGACATTCCGACGAATCCGGAGAATCAGAAGCTCGACGGCTCCGAGTCGAAGAGGGAAGAGCCGGAATCGGAGAGGCCGAGGCTCTCGCGATGTAACTCGGAGGAGTTCGTCGAGTCGACTCTGGCTACCATCAGATCTCGCATCCCGAGGGTTCCTAAACCGCCGCCGAGACCGTCGACATCCAACggtcaaaagactcaaaacaaggcCTCAACAGAACAAGGTATTGCATTTCCACCACCGCCTCCGCCGCCACCAAGTCAGACAAAACCCGCACTCTCACCGCCACCTCCGCCTTCTAAGGCggctccacctccacctcctccaccaCCGAGAGGCATAAGGCCGGCGACGGCGAAGGTGAAGCGAGTGCCGGAGGTTGTCGAATTTTACCACTCTCTGATGCGAAGAGACTCTCGGAAGGAGTCGGGCAGCGGAGTCTCCGACGCAACGGGAACCGCCAATGCCCGCGACATGATCGGCGAGATCGAGAACCGGTCGGCTCACTTGCTCGCT ATAAAAACGGACGTAGAAATGCAGGGAGATTTCATTAGGTTTTTGATAAAGGAAGTTGAAAACGCAGCGTTTTCTGACATCAACGATGTGGTGCCTTTTGTGAAATGGCTGGATGATGAGCTCTCATACTTG GTGGATGAAAGAGCTGTGCTGAAGCATTTTGAGTGGCCGGAGCAGAAAGCCGATGCCCTGCGCGAAGCGGCATTTGGGTATTGTGACCTCAAGAAGCTTGAATCCGAGGCCTCGTCGTTCCCTGATCATTCCCGCCAGCCCTGCGGTCCAACCCTCAAAAAGATGCAGGCTTTGCTGGAAAA ATTGGAGCATGGTGTTTACAATCTCTCGCGGATGAGAGATTCTGCCACTAAAAGATACAAAGTTTtccaaattcctacaaattggATGCTCGATTCTGAATTTGTAAGCCAG ATCAAGTTGGCATCGGTAAAATTGGCAATGAAGTACATGAAGAGAGTCTCTGCTGAGCTTGAAATTGTAGGTGGTGTTCCCGAAGAAGAAGAGCTGATAGTTCAAGGCGTTCGATTTGCCTTCCGCGTACATCAG TTCGCTGGAGGATTCGATGCAGAAACAATGAGAGCGTTCCAGGTGTTGAGAGATAAAGTGAGATCGTGCCATGTACAATGCCAGAACCAACAGCAGCAGAAAATCGTATGCCGATCTACGCCGTGCTAA